One Nocardioides dongkuii genomic window, CCAGCGGATCGAGTCGGCGACCGACGCGACCTCGGCCGTGCTGCGGGCCGCGGCGAGCGGGGTGCCGGTGCCGGAGGCCATCGCGCTGCACCGCGACGCCCAGCAGAAGCAGGACGAGCTCGTGCCGGACCGCGAGCACCTCGACGAGCACCAGCTCGCCGAGCTCGACCGGCTGCAGTCGGGTCTGCGCGACGTCGTCACGATCGTCGACACCGCCACCGTCGACCACGCCTCGCTGGCCGAGGCCGCCGAGATGCTCCAGGCCCAGGAGACCGGCGCCCCCCGACGGACGACCGGCGTGGCCCACGCGAACGGCGCCGCGTCCGCCACCCTGCGGGACCTCGTGGAGCAGTCCGGCGACGCCGAGCGGTACCTGCTGCGGACGCTGCCGGCGAGCGGCTGAGCGGCCGTCAGGCGGCGTCGGCCGCCGCGCGCTCCCCGTTGCGGTGGCTGACCGCCGACCACAGCAGGATCACCACGCCCAGCACCGACAGCGCCGCGCCGACCAGGGCGGGCGCGCGGTAGCCGTAGCCGGCCGCGATCACGAGCCCGCCGAGCCACGCGCCGAGCGCGTTGGCGCTGTTGAGCGCGGCGTGGTTCATCGCCGCCCCCAGGGTGACCGCGTCGCCGGCCACGTCCATCAGGCGCAGCTGCAGGTTGGTGACCAGCACCGACCCGACGGCGGTGATCGAGAAGACCACGGGCAGCAGCCACCAGCCGTACGGCGAGACCACCCAGAAGACCAGCATCAGGATCGCCGACCCGACGCCGGACCAGACGAGCGACTGCAGCACCGACCAGCGGGCCACCTCGCCCGCCACCCAGGTGCCGGCGACCATGCCGAGACCGAACGCGAGCAGGAAGAACGGCACCGACCCCTCGGTCAGCCCGGCCACGTCGGTGACGGTCGTGGCGATGTAGGAGTAGACCGCGAACAGCCCGCCGAACCCGATCGCGCCGGCGGCGAGCGTCAGCCAGACCTGGCGGCGGCCGAAGAACTCACGCGCCTCCTTGGCGCCGGTGGCCCCCTTGTCGCCGGGCACGGACGGCACGAACGCCAGCACCAGCGCCATGGTCAGCAGCGCGATCACCGCGGTCATCACGTATGCCGACCGCCAGCCGAGGTGCTGGCCGACCCAGGTCGCCACCGGGACGCCGATCACGTTCGCCACCGAGAGGCCCAGCATCACGCCAGCGACCGCCCGGCCGCGGTGCCGCGGCTCCGCGAGGCTCGCCGCCACCAGGCTGGCGACCCCGAAGTAGGCGCCGTGCGGGAGCCCGTCGAGGAAGCGCGCGAAGGTCAGCATCCCGTAGCCGGTGGCCACCGCGCTGAGCACGTTGAACACCGCGTATGCGCCCATCAGGGCCACCAGCAGCCCCCGTCGCGGGAGCGAGGTGGCGAAGAAGGAGAGGAGCGGGACACCCGCGACGACGCCCAGGGCGTACGCCGAGATCACGTGGCCGGCCTTGGGCTCGGAGACGCCGATGCCCTCGGCGATCTGCGGCAGCAGGCCCATGGTCACGAACTCGGTCGTGCCGATGGCGAACCCGCCCACGGCGAGGGCGAGCACCGCGAGCACGAACCGTCGCCCGCCCAGCTCCTCGTCGTCGCGAGTGGCAGGGGCCTCGGTGGTCGTCATGGAGCCTTCCGGTCGGGGGTGGACTCCTCCTCCAACCGGCCCCGCGGGGACTCCTATTCCGGACCTCGGGTGCGATTCTCCTCACCCGGCGAGGTGGGCCCACCGTCCCTCGAGCTCGCGCCACGGCCCGCTCGCGGCGATCTCGCCGTCGACGAGCACCACGACCCGGTCGGCCTGCGCGAGCGCCGCCCGCTTGGAGGTCGCGCCCAGCACGGTCGTCCCGCGCTGGCGCAGCGCCTGCCAGAGCTCGATCTCGGTGGCGGCGTCCAGGGCGCTGGAGACGTCGTCGGCGAGCAGCAGCTCGGTCTCGGCGGCCAGGGCGCGGGCCAGGGCGAGGCGCTGCACCTGCCCCCCGGAGAGCCGTACGCCGCGGTGCCCGACCACCGCGTCCGGCCCACCGGCGTCGGCGACGTCGGACTCCAGCCGCGCGTCGGCGATCGCCTGCTCGAGCGCCCGCGGGTGCCCGAGGCGGATGTTGTCGGCGAAGGTGCCGGAGAGCACCCGGGGCACCTGCGCGACGTGGGCGACCTGCGCGGGCCGGAGGAACGTCTGGGCATCGTCGACCTCGGTGCCGTTCCAGCGCACCGAGCCGGTGTGGGCGACCAGGCCCGCAAGCACCCCGAGCAGGCTGGACTTGCCGGACCCCACCTGGCCCAGGAGCAGCACCAGCTCGCCCGCCTGCACCGTGAGGTCGACCCCGACGACCCCGCGGGTGCCGTCGTCGTGGACGGCGTCGACGCCGCGCAGCTCGAGGGTGCGCAGCGGCACCCGCTGGACCGGGGCCGGGTCGGGCGCCGCCCCGCTGACCAGGTCGACGCCGGGCGGCAGCTGCATCAGGTCGACCCCACCGGCCAGCCGGCTGGTCGTCCGCTGCCAGGAGCGGGTGCCGGGAGCCTCGGTGATCACCGACCCCGCGACCCGACCGAACCAGTCGAAGCCGTTGACCGCGTTGGCCACCAGCAGCGCGGTCGCGAGGCCCCAGCCGCCCGCCTCGTGGATCCCCCAGGCGGCGACCACGCCGCACTGCACCAGCACCACCGGGACCCCGTCGAGGACCGCCTGGACCCGGTGCTCGCGCACGGCCGCGTCCACGCGCCCCCCGTCGACCCGGCGCAGGTGGCGGTGGACCGCGGGGGTGGCCGCGGCGAGCTTGACCGTGCGGGCCGACTCGAGCGCGGAGACCAGCGAGCGCCCGAACCGCGCTCGCGCCGCCGACGACTCGGTCGCCGACCGGCCCGCGATCGGGCGACCCGCCGTCGAGGCGAGGGCCGAGGCCACCATGACCGTCAGCAGCACCCCGCCGGCGAGCAGGTTGACGCTGGCGGCCGCGGTGACGGCCACGATCACCAGGCCGTTCACGAGGTCGACCCAGCGGTCGGCGTACCGCACGTAGCGGTCGGCGTCCATCGCCCGCGCCACGACCTCGCCGGCGGGCGTGCGGGTCAACCGGTGCTGCTCGGTCTGGCCGGCGAGCACCGTCATCCGCACCCGCAGCATCACCTCGATCCACCACCGCGGGTAGCGCAGGAACGCGCTGGCCAGCAGCAGCGGCGCGACGAGCAGCGACGCGACCAGCGCCACGGTGAGCCCGATCGGCTCGCCGCCGTCCTGGAGGTCCTCGACCAGGTGGCCCCAGACGAAGCCGGTGAGCGCGCCGTACGCGCCCACCAGCGCGGCGGCCAGGAAGAGGACGGCGCCGACCACGCCCCACCGCGGCTCCACCAGCAGCGCGGAGACGATGCCGCGGGTCAGGGTGGGCCCGGTGCCGACCTCGGGCAGCGACGGCGGCGGGCCGGACCGGCGTACGCCGCCGACGGCCGTCGGCGTGCCGGCGTGCTCGACCTCCGGCTCGGCGCCGCCCGCGTCGAGCAGCGTGCGGAACGGCCCGGGCGCCGTGGCGAGCTGGGCCCGCGGCCCCTGCTGGACCACGCGGCCCGCGTCCAGCACGGCCACGACGTCGGCGCGGGCCGTCGTCGAGAGCCGGTGGGCGACCAGGATGCCGGTGCGGCCGACGAGCAGCCGGTCGGCGGCGCGCACGACCAGCGACTCGGTGAGCGGGTCCATCCGGGCGGTCGCCTCGTCGAGCACGACCACGCTGACGTCGCGGACCAGCAGCCGCGCGAAGGCGACCAGCTGCTCCTCCCCCGCCGAGAGCGTGGTGCCGCCGGGGCCGAGCGGCGTGTCCAGCCCCTCGGGCAGGCCGGCGACCCAGTCGTCGAGGCCGAGCTCGGTGACCGCGGCCTCGACCGCGGCGCGCGGGAGGTCGTGGAAGAGCGTGACGTTCTCGGCGAGGGTGCCGGCGAGGATCTCGGTGCGCTGGGTGACCACCCCGACCGCTGCCCGCAGCTGCTGGAGGTCGAGGTCGAGGACGTCGGCGCCCCCGAGGAGGACGGTGCCCCGGGGCGGGTCGACCGCGCGGGACACCAGCGCCGCCAGCGTGGACTTGCCGGAGCCGGTGCGCCCGACCAGGGCGCAGGTCTGCCCCGCCGGCACCCGCAGCGACACGTCGCGCAGCGCGAAGGTGCCCTCCTCGTAGGCGAAGTGCAGGTCGCGCAGCTCGAGGTCGACCGGGCCCGGGGGCACCGGCAGCCCGCCGACCGGCTCCGGCTCGGTGCCGAGCAGCTGGCGCAGCCGCATCAGGGCCCCGACGCCGGCCTGGAGGTCGGGCAGGTGGCGCGCCACCTGGTCGATCTGCCCGACGAAGGTGGTCGTGACCAGGAACAGGGTGACCAGCCGGGCGACGGACAGGTCTCCCCCGGCGGCGAGCGCGACGCCGATCACCCCGACGGCCGCGAGCAGGCCGTGCAGCAGCACCCCGGCGCGCCGGGCGATCCGGGTCTCGACCTCGAGCACCCGCAGGAACAACTCGTGCACCCGCGCCGACTGCTCCGCGCACCGGCGTACGACGTGGGCCTGGCCCAGGCTCGCGCGCACGTCGTCGCGGGCCGTGACGCCCTCCTCCATCGCCGCCGCGTGGTCGGTCCAGGCCATCTCCTCGAGCACCTTGCGCTCGGCGACCTCGGCCAGCAGCGGCCGGACGACGAGGATGGTGCCGGCGCCGAACAGCGGGAACAGCACCCACGCCGGCCACCAGGTCAGGCCGGCGACGATCCACATCGGCACGACCGCGAACACGGTGCGCAGCGCGTCCCAGACCTGGCGGCGCACCAGCGCGCCGACCTCGTGGGTGTCGTCGTCGACCCGGTCGAGCACCTCGCCGACCGCCTGCTCGGAGAGCATCCCGAGCGGCTGGTGCAGCGCCGCGTCGAGGAGGTCGGCGCGCAGCCGGCCCTCGGCCCGGTCGACGACGCCGGCCCAGGCGGTGCGGCCGGCGGTGTCGAGCAGCGCCGCCCCGACCACGCACAACGCCAGCAGGCCGACCAGGCCCGGGGCGGGGTCCTCGGCGATCTGGCCGGCGACGACCGTGCCGAGCGTCTGGCCGATCGCGGCGAGCATCGAGCCGACGAGGGCGATGCCGGCGACCCGGCCCCGCAGGCGGCGCCAGTCGACACGGCGGGCGGGGCTGTCGGTCGGCGGGACGACCGGGCGGCCGGTGTCGGCCTCGGGGAGGGTGGCGGTGCTCATCGGCGACGACGCTACGGGCTCCCACGGACAAGCGCCCAGCGATTACCGCTGGGCGCTCGTCGCGAGGGGTCAGGCAGCGATCAGATCGTGGCGAGCGCCTCGTTGAGCGTCTTCGACGGACGCATCACCGCGTCGGCCTTGGCGTCGTCGGGGCGGTAGTAGCCGCCGATGTCGGCCGGCTTGCCCTGCACGCCGTTGAGCTCGGCGACGATGGTCTCCTCCTCCGCCGCGAGCCGCTCCGCGAGCGGCCCGAAGGTCGCCGCCAGCTCGGCGTCGTCGGACTGGCCCGCGAGCTCCTGGGCCCAGTACATCGCCAGGTAGAAGTGCGAGCCGCGGTTGTCGATGCCGCCCACGCGCCGGGTCGGGGACTTGTCCTGGTCGAGGAACGTGCCGGTCGCCCGGT contains:
- a CDS encoding ATP-binding cassette domain-containing protein; amino-acid sequence: MSTATLPEADTGRPVVPPTDSPARRVDWRRLRGRVAGIALVGSMLAAIGQTLGTVVAGQIAEDPAPGLVGLLALCVVGAALLDTAGRTAWAGVVDRAEGRLRADLLDAALHQPLGMLSEQAVGEVLDRVDDDTHEVGALVRRQVWDALRTVFAVVPMWIVAGLTWWPAWVLFPLFGAGTILVVRPLLAEVAERKVLEEMAWTDHAAAMEEGVTARDDVRASLGQAHVVRRCAEQSARVHELFLRVLEVETRIARRAGVLLHGLLAAVGVIGVALAAGGDLSVARLVTLFLVTTTFVGQIDQVARHLPDLQAGVGALMRLRQLLGTEPEPVGGLPVPPGPVDLELRDLHFAYEEGTFALRDVSLRVPAGQTCALVGRTGSGKSTLAALVSRAVDPPRGTVLLGGADVLDLDLQQLRAAVGVVTQRTEILAGTLAENVTLFHDLPRAAVEAAVTELGLDDWVAGLPEGLDTPLGPGGTTLSAGEEQLVAFARLLVRDVSVVVLDEATARMDPLTESLVVRAADRLLVGRTGILVAHRLSTTARADVVAVLDAGRVVQQGPRAQLATAPGPFRTLLDAGGAEPEVEHAGTPTAVGGVRRSGPPPSLPEVGTGPTLTRGIVSALLVEPRWGVVGAVLFLAAALVGAYGALTGFVWGHLVEDLQDGGEPIGLTVALVASLLVAPLLLASAFLRYPRWWIEVMLRVRMTVLAGQTEQHRLTRTPAGEVVARAMDADRYVRYADRWVDLVNGLVIVAVTAAASVNLLAGGVLLTVMVASALASTAGRPIAGRSATESSAARARFGRSLVSALESARTVKLAAATPAVHRHLRRVDGGRVDAAVREHRVQAVLDGVPVVLVQCGVVAAWGIHEAGGWGLATALLVANAVNGFDWFGRVAGSVITEAPGTRSWQRTTSRLAGGVDLMQLPPGVDLVSGAAPDPAPVQRVPLRTLELRGVDAVHDDGTRGVVGVDLTVQAGELVLLLGQVGSGKSSLLGVLAGLVAHTGSVRWNGTEVDDAQTFLRPAQVAHVAQVPRVLSGTFADNIRLGHPRALEQAIADARLESDVADAGGPDAVVGHRGVRLSGGQVQRLALARALAAETELLLADDVSSALDAATEIELWQALRQRGTTVLGATSKRAALAQADRVVVLVDGEIAASGPWRELEGRWAHLAG
- a CDS encoding MFS transporter codes for the protein MTTTEAPATRDDEELGGRRFVLAVLALAVGGFAIGTTEFVTMGLLPQIAEGIGVSEPKAGHVISAYALGVVAGVPLLSFFATSLPRRGLLVALMGAYAVFNVLSAVATGYGMLTFARFLDGLPHGAYFGVASLVAASLAEPRHRGRAVAGVMLGLSVANVIGVPVATWVGQHLGWRSAYVMTAVIALLTMALVLAFVPSVPGDKGATGAKEAREFFGRRQVWLTLAAGAIGFGGLFAVYSYIATTVTDVAGLTEGSVPFFLLAFGLGMVAGTWVAGEVARWSVLQSLVWSGVGSAILMLVFWVVSPYGWWLLPVVFSITAVGSVLVTNLQLRLMDVAGDAVTLGAAMNHAALNSANALGAWLGGLVIAAGYGYRAPALVGAALSVLGVVILLWSAVSHRNGERAAADAA